The Streptomyces sp. NBC_00435 nucleotide sequence GGAGACCCCGTTGAGCGGGCAGACGCTGAAGCATCTGGTGACGCTGGACGAGGCGGGCGCAGTGGTGCTGCCCGCCTCTCCGGCGTTCTACGCGGGCGCGACGCACATCCAGGACCTGGTGGACTTCGTCGCGGGGCGGGTGCTCGACGCGGCAAGCGTGCCGCACGGGCTGTACCGCCGGTGGGAAGGGGAGCTGGGAGGCTCCCGGCCCCCCGTTCCCGGGAGGGCCCAGGGGGCGAGCGGTGGCGCTTAGCGCTTCTTGGCACGCCCCGGCTTGCGGGTCTTGTCGACGCGGTGTGCGGCGGCGGGCTGGTCGGTGCGGGATCGGTTGGCCAGCTCCTGGAGCTGTCGCATGTGCGCGTAGGCCATCTCGATCGTGTACACGGTGAACCACTCCTGAAGATCGTCAGATCGCCTTTGATCTGTTGAAAGATTCACAGGGTGTCGACCCTGTGTGCCTTTGATTCTATACGTAAACTCGAGGGAACGCCGAATAATGGAAGGCTCCAGGTATATGGACGCGGTGGATAGGCAGCTCATCCAGGCACTTCGTGAGAACGGACGTGCCTCGTACGCGGAGCTGGGCCGGCTCGTGGGCCTCTCCGGCCCCAGCGTCACCGACCGGATCAACCGGCTGGAGACGGCCGGAGTCATCACCGGCTACCGCGCGACCGTCGACGCGGCCTCGCTCGGTCTCGGCGTCACGGCGCTGATCGGCATCTCCCTCTCCGACGCCGCGGACCACGAGGACGTGGCCCGCCGGCTGCGCGACCTCTCGGAGATCGAGGACTGCTGGTTCATCGCCGGTGACGACTCCTTCATGCTGAAGGTGCGCGCCAACGACGTGGACGGGCTGGAGAAGATCATCCGAAAGCTCTCCGGCACCAAGGGCGTCTCGCGGACCCGCACCACGATCGTGCTCTCCACCAAGTGGGAGAACCGGGTCGGGGGACTGCCCGAGGAGGCCTGAGAGTACGGTTGGGGCGGTCGCGGGCAGTGACGAGGACTGAGGACAGAGGAGAGGGCGGCATGGACGCTGGGCTCAAGCGTGAGCTGGAGGAGAAGGTTCGTTCCGGCGAGCGGCTGACCCGGGAGGACGGCATCGCCCTCTACGAGTCGGACGACCTGGCCTGGCTCGGCGGCCTCGCCCACGAGGTGCGTACGCGCAAGAACGGCGACGTCGTCCACTTCAACGTCAACCGGCACCTCAACATGACGAACGTGTGCACCGCTTCGTGCGCCTACTGCTCGTTCCAGCGCAAGCCGGGCGAGAAGGACGCGTACACGATGCGCATCGAGGAAGCCGTTCGCCTGGCCAAGACCATGGAGAACGAGAACCTCACCGAGCTGCACATCGTCAACGGACTGCACCCCAGCCTCCCGTGGCGGTACTACCCGCGCTCGCTCTCCGCGCTGAAGGAGGCGCTGCCGAACGTCTCGCTGAAGGCGTTCACGGCGACCGAGATCCACCACTTCGAGACGATCTCCGGCATGTCGGCCTCCGACATCCTGGACGAGCTGATCGAGGCCGGTCTGGAGTCCCTCACCGGCGGCGGCGCGGAGATCTTCGACTGGGAGGTCCGCCAGCACATCGTCGACCACCGCACCCACTGGGAGGACTGGTCGCGCATCCACCGCCTCGCGCACGCGAAGGGCCTCAAGACCCCGAGCACGATGCTCTACGGGCACATCGAGGAGCCGCGCCACCGCGTGGACCACGTGCTGCGGCTGCGCGAACTGCAGGACGAGACCGGCGGCTTCCAGGTCTTCATCCCGCTGCGCTACCAGCACGACTTCGTGGACATGAAGGACGGCAAGGTACGCAACAAGCTCCAGGCACGTACGACGATGGCGACGGGCGCGGAGGCGCTGAAGACCTTCGCGGTCTCCCGGCTCCTCTTCGACAACGTGCCGCACGTCAAGGTCTTCTGGGTGATGCACGGCGTGCAGACCGCCCAGCTGGCGCTGCAGCACGGCGCGGACGACATGGACGGCTCGGTCGTCGAGTACAAGATCACGCATGACGCGGACAACTACGGCACCCCGAACAAGCTGGGCCGCGAGGACCTGCTGGAGCTGATCCGCGAGGCGGGCTTCCGGCCGGTCGAGCGCAACACGCGCTACGAGATCATCCGCGAGTACCCCGGCCCGGACGCGGGACTGCGCGAGACGCCGCAGGCGATGCGGCTCTGACGTCGGCCGACGAGGCCCCGGTTCCCTCTCAGGGGATCCGGGGCTTTTTTGTGCGCCGGGCCCGTCGGCCGCGACGCGGCGGGCCGGGGCCGGTGCGGGCGCGACCCCGGCGGGCCGGGGCCGGGTCCCGGCGTGCTTCACTGGACGGGCACGAGCCGGCGTACAGGACGTACAGGCGGCGAAGACGAAGAGAGAGCAGGGGTCACCGTGTCCCTCAAGCCGAGCGCGACGATCCGCTACACCGCGATGCGTCTGGGGATCTTCGTCGGGTGCCTCGTCCTGGTCGCGGGCCTGGTCCGGCTGGGCTGGGTGCCCGGAAGCCTGGGCGACGCCAACTTCGTCTGGATCGTGCTGCTCGCCCTCGTGATCTCCGCACCGCTCTCCTTCGTCCTGCTGCGCAAGCAGCGCGACGAGATGTCCGTGGCCATCTCCGGACGCGTCGCGGGTGCGAAGGGGAAGCTCGCCGCGAACCGCAGCCAGGAGGACGTGGCGGACGACGCCTCGCACGCCAGTTAGGTTCATCACACACCGAAATGCCTCGGCGCCGGGCCCGCTGCCCGCCGTGCCGGGGCTTTCGGTGTTCTCGGGGTCCGCAGCCGGGAAGATCTCAAAGGGACCCTTTTAGATTCCCAAAGAAGAAGTGTTAGCGTGTTCAACATGTTGACGACAGCCACGCACCGGGTCACCCGGATGACCACGAGCGTTCCGCTCATGGCGCGCCTGCACGTCGACCTCTGCCGCCGCGTGTCCGCGGCCTGTTGCTGTTGTCGCTGAGTCCCGCGACCAGCCCCGGCACAGCAGCGGTCCCGCCCGCCCGGCTCTTCGTCATTCCGGGTGCTGCCGCACCGCACCACCACCCCACCGCAGAAACCGCAGATTCACCCGGAGAGTGTCCGTGTCCGCGTCACCGCAGACCCCTGCCGCCCAGGCCCCGGCCGAAGCGCCCGCCAAGAAGTCCTCGTTCAAGTTCCCCTTCTGGGCCCAGATAGTCACCGGCCTCGTGCTCGGTGTCCTGCTCGGCTGGGTCTCCCGCAGCCAGGAGATCAGCTGGCTCGGCACCACGCTGGAGCAGATAGGCGACATCTTCGTCCAGCTGCTGAAGCTGGCCGTCGCCCCGCTCGTCTTCTTCGCCATCCTGGTGTCCATCACCAACCTGCGGAAGGTGAACAACGCCGCGCGGCTCGCCTCGCGCACGCTGCTCTGGTTCATGATCACGTCGCTGATCGCGGTGGCCATCGGCCTCGGCATCGGCCTGCTCACCAACCCGGGCTCCGGCACCGGCCTCACCCCGCAGGACGGCAAGCTGCCGAAGCGCCACGGGTCCTGGCTGGACTTCCTGACCGGCATCGTGCCGAAGGACATCATCACGCCGTTCACCGAGCTGAACGTCCTGCAGATCGTCTTCCTCGCCGCCGTCGCCGGTATCGCCGCCCTCCAGCTCGGCAGCAAGGCGCAGCCCGTGCTGAACCTCGCCGAGTCCGTGCTGGAGCTGCTCCAGAAGGCCCTGTGGTGGGTCATCCGCCTCGCCCCGCTCGGCACCGTCGGCCTCATCGGCACCGCGATCGCCACGTACGGCTGGGACCTCCTCGGCAAGTACGCGACCTTCACGGCCGACGTGTACGTCGGCTCCGCGCTCGTGATGTTCGGCGTCTACCCGCTGCTGCTCTGGACCGTCGCCAAGGTCAACCCGCTCCAGTTCTTCAAGGGCGCCTGGCCGGCCATCCAGCTGGCCTTCGTCTCCCGCTCCTCGGTCGGCACCATGCCGGTCACCCAGAAGGTCACCGAGCGCCTCGGCGTCCCGAAGGAGTACGCCTCCTTCGCCGTCCCGTTCGGTGCGACGACCAAGATGGACGGCTGCGCCGCGATCTACCCCGCGCTCGCCGCGATCTTCATCGCGCAGATCTTCGACGTGCAGCTCGGCATCACCGACTACCTGCTCATCGCCTTCGTCTCCGTCGTCGGCTCGGCCGCCACGGCCGGCCTGACGGGCGCCACGGTCATGCTGACCCTGACCCTGTCCACGCTGGGCCTGCCGCTGGAGGGCGTCGGCCTGCTGATGGCGATCGACCCGATCCTGGACATGATGCGCACCGCCACCAACGTGGCCGGCCAGGCGCTGGTCCCGGTCATCGTCGCGGCCCGCGAGGGAATCCTGGACAAGGTCGCCTACGCGACCGCCTCCTCCTCCCTGCTGGACGAGCCGGCCCAGGCTCCGGCCGAGGCGGCCCCCGAGGCCGCCGCCGAGAAGGTCCTCGTCACGGCCTGACCCCCGGCCACCCGCGCCCCGCAGCCCCCGCCCCCGTCCGGGCTGCGGCATGCCCGCCGGTGTGCACCGATCCGCACCCCCACGGCCGCGGCCGGCGCCCCGCGGACATCCACCGGGAGCGGGAGCTCCTGACCGCCGCGTGGGCCCGGAACCCGGACCCCGGCCCCACGGAGGAGCAGGTGGTCACGTACCCCTTCGCCGGGCTGCTGCCCGAAGCGCTGTGCACCCGGATCGGGGCCAGGGAAGACGCCCTCGAAGAGGAGGCCGAGGAAGGGTGGCGAACAGTTCGAGGTGCCCGCAGCGGGGGCAGCGGGCGGCCTCGACGCGGTAGCGCTTCTTGCCCTTGACCATGTTCATGCGCGGAGTCCAGGAACGAAGCCGCGGAAGGTCCCCCTTCGGTTCGCTCAGCCGGTGGCGGCGTGCGCGATGAATCCGGCCCAGGCGCGGGGCGCGAAGGCGAGGTGGGGCTGGTGGAGGTCTTTGGAGTCGCGGACGTGGACCGTGGCGGGGGTCGTGGCCACCTCGACGCAGGAGTCGCCTTCGCTGCCGCTGCTGTAGCTGCTCTTGAACCAGTCGAGCTCGGGATTGTCGATCATGTCTCTCCCAGCAGTTCCTTGATGAAGTCCCGCGACTCCCGTGGCGTGAGAGCCTCAGCCCGGATGATGCCATAGCGCAGCTCAAGGACTCGGAGCTGCTTCGGGTCGGATACGGGGCGCCCGTTGAACGCTCCTTCGGAGCGCCCCACGGCGGTGCCGTCCCCGAACTTCAGGATCTCGATGCCGCCGTCCATGCCGGCGTGCGCCTCTCGGCCAGTCGGCATGACCTGGAGTGTCACATGGCGCAACTGGCCTACCTCCAAGAGGTGTTGGAGCTGATGGCGCCACACCATTGTGCCTCCGATGGGGCGGCACAGTGCCGACGCCTCGTGGACGAAGCTGATCGAGGGGGAAGGCGTCCGGCTGAAGACGGACTGGCGGGCCACGCGTGCGGCGGTGTACCTCTCCACCTCGTCCTGCGCGTAGGAGGGCTGCCGCATCTCGAAGAGCGCCCGAGCGTGGTCCGGAGTCTGGAGCAGCCCGTGGACGGTGTGCGTGCTGTAGACGCCGATCTCCACCGCCCGACCCTCCAGCTTCGCCAGGTCCCGGACCTTCTTCGGGTAGCGGACCTGCTCCATGTCCTCCTTCATCGCGGCGATCTTCCCGCCCGCCCGCAGCGCCTCGTCCGCCCTGTCCAGGTACTCCGGGCGCGGGATGCGTTTGCCCGCTTCGACCTTGCGGACGAGGTCCTCGCCGTAGCCGATCTCCGTGCCGAGGTCCGTGGCGCGGATGCCCGCCTCCTCGCGCCAGGCCTTGAGCTGGCGGCCCAGCGCGGCCAGGACGGCCACGCCCTGTTCGTCCTCGGGATCGACGTCCCAGCCGGCGTCTTCCGTACCGTCACTGTCCACGCTCATGCGTGCCCACCTCCGACGCACCGAAATTCCTCAACGCTCTGTACCCGAGGCCTGGTCAGGACAGCCGGGACAGCGCCGGACAACCACCGGACAAAGGCCGGACGCAAGGGGGTTGCCGCTTCTCACGGTACGCACGGACGGCCACGCTGAGTGACGTGATGACTCAACTCGTCGACTTCCACGTCCAACTGTCCGCCACCCCGCGCGGCGCCCGGCTCGGTCGCATGCTCGCCGTCGAACAACTCCGTTCCTGGGGGCTCCCTTTGGAGGGCCCCGCGCAGATCGTCGCCGAGCTCGGTGCGAATGCCGTGACGCACGGGCGGGTCGCGGGGCGGGACTTCCGGCTGGCTCTCACCGTCACCCCCGGCAGGCTGCTCATCGAGGTGGCGGACGCGCGCGGTGACCGGATCCCGGAGATCTGCGACGCGGGGCGCGGGCTCGTGGTGGTCGAGGCGCTCGCGGAGCGTTGGGGGGTGAGGGAGGGGCCGGTTCCGCTGAAGGTGGTGTGGGCGGAGGTCCGCCTCGACACCCGGGTCGCGGGTCTCCGCGATCCGGTGGCGCCGGACGCGTAAAGACCCAAAGAACCGGGGGAAAAAACCAACCGACCCAACCCAACCGACCCGCGTCCGGCCCGCTCGCGGGCCTCGTCGCTCGGTCGGGTGAACTATTCCAACTCGGCTGGATTTCACACTGGTTGGCGGGCATATGCTCGCCCCGACAACAACACCAGACATGAGACGGCCCCCGGCGGGACTGCAATCCCGGTCGAGGGCCTGACCAAAGTAGGAAGTTGCACCTTCCCCATGGCTCTTGAGCAGCCTAGCGCGCCCTTGCACGCATCGTCCCGAGTTCGGCCCGGGACCCCCCGATCCGGTGTCATCCACGTCAACACGTGGCACACGAGTCACTACACGGTGATCGGCAACCACCTCCTCCAGCACCGCGAGCTGTCGGCGACGGCGATCGGGGTCGCGGCGCACATCCAGTCGCTGCCCGACGGTGCGCCCGTCGGCGTGAAGGCGCTCGCCGAGCGGTTCCCGGAAGGGGAGATCCGGCTCGGGTCAGCCCTGCGGGAGCTGGAACGGCACGGCTACCTGGAACGGCGCCGCGAGCGGCTGGGGGACGGGCGCGTGGTGACGCGGACGTACTCGTACAACAAGCCCGGGGCGGCCCTGGGCGGGCCGCCTCCGTCCCGGCCGTCCCCGCCTCCGCCGCCTGGCGGGGAGCCCGTAGCGGATCCCGTGCGGGATGCCATGGGGGATGTCATGGGGGATGTCATGGGGGAGCGGGAGCCCGAGCCGGTCGTGGCGCCCTCGCCCGAGCTGGAGGCGGTCGTGGAACCCGCCCCCGGGCCGGAGTCGGCCCCAGTCCCCGTCGCCGCAGCAGGGCCGGAGGCCCCCGCGCCGGAGGCTGCCGCGCTGCTGGCCGGGTTGCGGCGCCACGACCCCCGGCTGCTGCTGTCCGAGCGGGACGTCGCGCGGCTCGCGCCCGGTGTGTCGGCCTGGTTGGCGCGGGGGGTGGAACCCGAGTTCATCGTGCGGGCGCTGTCCGCCGCCCTGCCTGAGCCCCTGCGCAACGCGGCCTCCGTGCTCGCGTACAGACTCGCGGCCCTGCTCCCGCCGCCCCTGCCCCCGGTTCGGGTCGCGGCCGCCGGGCCGGTGGGGCGGCGCCCGAACCCGCTCCAGAACTGCGACGGCTGCGACCGGGCCTTCCGCGCCCCGGCCCCCGGCCGCTGCCGTACCTGCCCGCCTCCGTCGGCCGGGGAGCGGGTCGTCGCCTGAGTTCCGGGGAGGCCGCGTGGAGCATCCGTGAAGAGGCGCTCCCGGGGGTGGCCAGAATCGGTTACTCATAAGTAGATTACCGGCGGTAACTCCCGTTCGACCGAGGAGCGTACCCCGTGGCAGCCGAATCGAGCCTGGTCAGAGTCATCAAGCCCGCCGATCCCGGCGAACCCGTCAAGACCGTGATCGACGGACGGGTCCGTGAAGTGTGGGTGCCCGCGCTGGTCCCGGTCCAGGTGAGCGGCTCCCTCGGGGACATCCCCTTCGACAATGCCCGGGAGGCCCCGGGCGAGGCCGTACTCGCCCGCAAGGAGCGGGACGGGAGCTGGCGGGACGTCACGGCGGCCGAGTTCGCCGCCGAGGTGCTCGCCGTCGCCAAGGGGCTGATCGCCGAGGGGCTGCGGCCGGGCGACCGCATGGCCATCATGGCGCGGACCACGTACGAGTGGACGCTGCTGGACTTCGCGGGCTGGGCGGCCGGGCTGGTCACCGTACCGATCTACCCGACCTCCTCCGCGATCCAGGCACGCTGGATCATCCAGGACTCCGGGGCCGT carries:
- a CDS encoding helix-turn-helix domain-containing protein — encoded protein: MSVDSDGTEDAGWDVDPEDEQGVAVLAALGRQLKAWREEAGIRATDLGTEIGYGEDLVRKVEAGKRIPRPEYLDRADEALRAGGKIAAMKEDMEQVRYPKKVRDLAKLEGRAVEIGVYSTHTVHGLLQTPDHARALFEMRQPSYAQDEVERYTAARVARQSVFSRTPSPSISFVHEASALCRPIGGTMVWRHQLQHLLEVGQLRHVTLQVMPTGREAHAGMDGGIEILKFGDGTAVGRSEGAFNGRPVSDPKQLRVLELRYGIIRAEALTPRESRDFIKELLGET
- a CDS encoding dicarboxylate/amino acid:cation symporter, which translates into the protein MSVSASPQTPAAQAPAEAPAKKSSFKFPFWAQIVTGLVLGVLLGWVSRSQEISWLGTTLEQIGDIFVQLLKLAVAPLVFFAILVSITNLRKVNNAARLASRTLLWFMITSLIAVAIGLGIGLLTNPGSGTGLTPQDGKLPKRHGSWLDFLTGIVPKDIITPFTELNVLQIVFLAAVAGIAALQLGSKAQPVLNLAESVLELLQKALWWVIRLAPLGTVGLIGTAIATYGWDLLGKYATFTADVYVGSALVMFGVYPLLLWTVAKVNPLQFFKGAWPAIQLAFVSRSSVGTMPVTQKVTERLGVPKEYASFAVPFGATTKMDGCAAIYPALAAIFIAQIFDVQLGITDYLLIAFVSVVGSAATAGLTGATVMLTLTLSTLGLPLEGVGLLMAIDPILDMMRTATNVAGQALVPVIVAAREGILDKVAYATASSSLLDEPAQAPAEAAPEAAAEKVLVTA
- a CDS encoding helix-turn-helix domain-containing protein, whose amino-acid sequence is MIGNHLLQHRELSATAIGVAAHIQSLPDGAPVGVKALAERFPEGEIRLGSALRELERHGYLERRRERLGDGRVVTRTYSYNKPGAALGGPPPSRPSPPPPPGGEPVADPVRDAMGDVMGDVMGEREPEPVVAPSPELEAVVEPAPGPESAPVPVAAAGPEAPAPEAAALLAGLRRHDPRLLLSERDVARLAPGVSAWLARGVEPEFIVRALSAALPEPLRNAASVLAYRLAALLPPPLPPVRVAAAGPVGRRPNPLQNCDGCDRAFRAPAPGRCRTCPPPSAGERVVA
- the mqnE gene encoding aminofutalosine synthase MqnE, coding for MDAGLKRELEEKVRSGERLTREDGIALYESDDLAWLGGLAHEVRTRKNGDVVHFNVNRHLNMTNVCTASCAYCSFQRKPGEKDAYTMRIEEAVRLAKTMENENLTELHIVNGLHPSLPWRYYPRSLSALKEALPNVSLKAFTATEIHHFETISGMSASDILDELIEAGLESLTGGGAEIFDWEVRQHIVDHRTHWEDWSRIHRLAHAKGLKTPSTMLYGHIEEPRHRVDHVLRLRELQDETGGFQVFIPLRYQHDFVDMKDGKVRNKLQARTTMATGAEALKTFAVSRLLFDNVPHVKVFWVMHGVQTAQLALQHGADDMDGSVVEYKITHDADNYGTPNKLGREDLLELIREAGFRPVERNTRYEIIREYPGPDAGLRETPQAMRL
- a CDS encoding DUF397 domain-containing protein — encoded protein: MIDNPELDWFKSSYSSGSEGDSCVEVATTPATVHVRDSKDLHQPHLAFAPRAWAGFIAHAATG
- a CDS encoding DUF4229 domain-containing protein; the protein is MSLKPSATIRYTAMRLGIFVGCLVLVAGLVRLGWVPGSLGDANFVWIVLLALVISAPLSFVLLRKQRDEMSVAISGRVAGAKGKLAANRSQEDVADDASHAS
- a CDS encoding Lrp/AsnC family transcriptional regulator, which gives rise to MDAVDRQLIQALRENGRASYAELGRLVGLSGPSVTDRINRLETAGVITGYRATVDAASLGLGVTALIGISLSDAADHEDVARRLRDLSEIEDCWFIAGDDSFMLKVRANDVDGLEKIIRKLSGTKGVSRTRTTIVLSTKWENRVGGLPEEA
- a CDS encoding ATP-binding protein translates to MTQLVDFHVQLSATPRGARLGRMLAVEQLRSWGLPLEGPAQIVAELGANAVTHGRVAGRDFRLALTVTPGRLLIEVADARGDRIPEICDAGRGLVVVEALAERWGVREGPVPLKVVWAEVRLDTRVAGLRDPVAPDA